The DNA window GGTGATCGTCCGCGGGGTGCGTAACACCACGGACCTTCAGGCCGAGTACCAGCTCGCCGCGATGAACCAGTCGCTGGGTGTTCCCACGGTATTTCTGCCTGCGCAGCCCGAACTGGCCGCGGTGTCGTCGACAGCGGTGCGCACGCCGCGGTACTGACCTTCGTCCCCGCCCGGCACCAAGACAAATGGATGGCCTCGCCAACCCATCCCGCCCTACCGTGTCACTGGGTCTTCTTCTCCGACCCACTCACGAGAGGACTTCACCCCGCGTGACACCGCCTGCTCTGTAGACCTGACACCTTCCCCTGCATCGGTCGCCGACGTCGCCGTCGGCTCTTTTCCCATGCCCTCCGTCAGGTCTTCAGAGAGATCATGTCTACGCGTCCTCATATCCTGCTGTCCTGGACCCTTCGGCGCGCGCGCCGTCCCCTGCTCCCGTTCCCCTGCGTCCACTGCCACTCCGGCCTCGCCGGCGCCGGCGGCGGCCAGTTCCGCGTCAATGCCAACGGCACATTCCTCGACACCTGGTTCCTGGTCGCCTGCGCTTCCTGCGATCGCATCAGCACACTCACCGTTCACGATCGCTCGCCGCGTCACGATCGGCATTCGGCTGAACCGCGGAACTCGCATGGATTTCTCGTGCGCCCGGCCATGAGCCGCCGCCACGGACCTGAGCCCGGGCGAGAGGCACGCTGGCCCAGCCCCGGACCGCACCATGCGGCGATCCGGGCGCGGTCGCTCATGACCGGGCGCGAACTCTGGTCGAGGCCGGCCCGGTCCCGGCGGCGAGGGTGAACGCCTGATACGCACATCGGGACGTGCCCACGAGGAGGCGGCTCGGCGGAGCCAGGGCCGCCCCCTCACGGCGCGGCCCAGCCGCAGGCGACAGCGCGCCCAGCGAGTCACGGCGTGGTCGGGTTCGTCAGGGCCGGTTGTGCACGAACCACGCGTCGCCGGCGGGCAAGGCAACGGCGACCTCCCACCGACTCAGGTCGAGGTTCGGGGCGAGCGCCTTGAGCTGGCCGGCCGCCGTCCACGCCTCGTCCCCCGGTGCCGGGCGGCGGCCCACCTGGAACTGCAGCATGGTGCCCCACGACGCGACCAGGCGGGCGTCCCACCGGTGATGCCACTGCGCCAACACCTCGGCGAGGGCCTGCCGGTACTCCCGGGTGAGCGCACCGAAGAAGTCCACCCAGTACCCCGAGCGGCGGACGTCACCGGTGGGCAGCAACATGAGCAGGACGCTGTCCGGCGTGTACCAGTAGTCGGTCTGTGTTACGAACCGCACGCTGCCGAGCACCTGGGCGTACCGGTCGGCGTCGGCGAGCAGCCGGTCGTACAGCGCCCGCTCCAGCGTCTGGCGCGGAGCCGGCAGCGCCACGTCCGACACCAGGTCCGTCAGGTCCAGGCCGGCCATGGACCGCGCGTAGTACTCGACCTCGCCCTCGTCGACCTCCTCGCTGTAGTGGCGGTAGGCCAGCCAGGGTTCCGAAGACGCGGCCGCCTCGGCGAAGGCACGCAGCTCCGACTCGGACGGTCCCGGCTCGGGCTCGGGCCGGATCCGCAGCGTGCCGTCGAAGTCGTCGGTGACCATGAGGGGCCGGCGTCCGATGACCGGCGCCAGCGCGTCGGCGGCCTGCCACGCCTCGTGCAGGCGATCGGGGTCGATGCCGGCGACCAGTACGGTGCCCGACGGGCCGTGCCCGATCGGCAGGCCGGCCAGTGGCGTGCCGACGAACGCCGCTTCGATCTGGTCCAGGTCGTTTCGCACGGGGCCAGTGTCTCCGATCATCGACGGCGACGCGGCCTGGAGGTGGTCCGGGGCCGCCACCGCGAGGGCTCTCCAGGCGTCAACAGCGGTCATGATCTCCGACGAGGCGCCGAGCTCGACTCCCGGCCCCACGTCCATCGGCTGGTACGGGCGTCCTCGGGGCCATTACGGCTGGTAGAACTTGCACCGGCCGCACAGCGGTCCGGGCCAGCGCCGTCCCGCCGACAACGATGCCGCCCCGGCGGCCCGACCACCACACCGATGGTGTCCGCCCAGGCGGAACACGCGCAGACCACAGGAGTGCCAGAACGTATGGACGGAACCGCAGGCAGCCCGTGGGTGGTAACCGGTCTGGATCCCCTGGCCGGGCGGGTGTTGGAGCACCTGGTGGGCGTGCCGTCGGCGGACGCCACCGACGTGGCGGCGGCGGTCGGGGTGTCGCCGGCGGAGGCGGAACGAGTACTGCGGCACCTTGCGGACTCCGCACTGGTGCTGCGGATCGACGGCACGGCGCCGCGCTGGGCGGCCGGTCCCCCACGGTCGTCGCTCAGCGCCCTGCTGGCCCGGCGGCGGGCCGAACTGGCCCACGTCGAGGGCATCGTGGAGCGGCTCCACGAGGTGTACGAGGCGGTGTCCGGGCCGCGCGCCGCGCACCTGGTGGAGGTGCTGGAGCGCGAGGACGAGGTGCCGGCACGCTACGGCCAGCTGCTCAAGGGGAGCTCGGTCGAGGTACTGCATCTGGCCAAGCCGCCGTATGTGACGGCCGCGCAGGGGTCCGTCGCGGAGCCGGGGGTGGCGCCCGGGGTGCGGATGCGGTCGGTGTACGAGACGGACGGCTTCACCGACGCCGTGTCGCTGGAGACGGCGCTGCGCGGGACGGGTCAGGGTGGGGAACTGCGGCTGGCGTCCGGGCTTCCGGTGAAGCTGGTGGTGTTCGACCGGGCGGCGGCTCTGCTGCCGGTGCGCGGGGACCGCCCGGCGGCCGGTTCGATGGTGGTGCACTCGCCCGCGCTGGTGGTGGCGCTGGTGGCGCTGTTCGAGAGCGTGTGGGAGCGCGCCGACCCGGTGTCGCTGACGAGCCGACACGACGGGCCGGCCCCGAAGCGCGATGTGACCGGCGAGGGGCCGGACCGGCGGACACGGGAGATCCTGCACATGATGGCGACCGGGATGAAGGACGAGGCGATCGCCCGCGTGCTCAAGGTGAGCCGCCGTACCGTGCAGAAACATGTCAGCGATGCGGGTTCCCTGCTCGGCGCCCGGACCCGGTTCCAGATCGCGCTGCTGGCGGCGGAACGGGGGTGGCTGAAGCAGTAGGTGCGGACCGGATGCCGCAGGTCCCTACGGCCGAACCTCCTTGCCAGGACATATCCCGAACACGACGGCGCGCCGGGACCGCCTGTAGGGGTCCCGGCGCGTCGTCGTGCAGCGTGCCTCCTAGCCGGGGCTCACGCGCAGGACTTGGCTCCCTTCGCGTACGCCAGGCCGAAACCGCCCGCCGACGAGTCCATGAAGATCACCTCGCGCCCCGCGCCCGCCGTCGCGAACATCTGCGCGCCCGGGCTGCACGACGCCGGGCCGACGTACGTCCCGTTGAACGCGTACTGCTTGAGCTTCGGGTTGAGCGAGTTGTCCGGGTAGCCGCCGTTCGCGAGCCAGAGGTCCACGGGGGCCTCCTCGGTGATCGTGAGCGTGGTGTCGGACAGCGTGAGGACGTCCGCCCGCTTCGCCTGCGGCGAGTTCTCCTCGAAGAGCAGGTGGCTCGTGCCGGTGGCGAAGTCGAAGAGCCGCACGGAGTCGTTGTACGTCCCCTGGTTCCACTTGCCGTCCACGTAGCTGCCGTAGTCGCGGTTGATCACCCAGGCGACGCCGGTGCCGGACACCTGCGGGTAGCTCATCGTCTCGGCGCCGGGGTCACCGCCGGCGAAGGTCGTCGTCCCCGTCGCGACGTCGTACACCTCGACGCCCAGCGACCACCGGTTGCCGTTGGCGTCGGGCTGCGCGAAGTCCTCGTACCGGACGTAGGAGATCTTCCCGTTCTTGACGCTCGGGGCGGTCGCGTTCCCGGGCCAGTCGGGGTGCGCGAGGGTGTGGACCGTCCGCGAGCTGCCCTTCAGGTAGCGCACGACGTCGCGGTACCCCTGCGCCGGCTCGTACTGGCTCCACGCGATGACGCTGCCGTCGAAGCCCAGGCCGTCGATCCGGTACGGGGAGCTGTAGAGCTCCTCGACGTCGCCGCCGCCGATGGGCGCCGACAGGATGCGGTCGGTCTCCCACGTGGGCGAATCCGGGTTGTCCTCGATCGACAGCCACACGACCCGCTTGCCGTCGGTGTACGGGAAGCTGTGCGTGTTCCCGTCGTCCGGGGAGATCCGGTACGGCGCGACCTTGCCATCGGTGCGGCCCACCCAGATCGACGGCGGCTGGGTGTGGTTCGCGTCCGACCGCGGCACGGTGAACCAGCCGCCGGCCATGCTCGCCTTCATGTCGATGTACAGCCCGGTGTTGAGCCGGTCGACCAGGAGGTCGGTGTTCTTGCCGTACAGGTTCGCCTTCCACTTCGCGGTGATCCCGCGCGAGTCGAACGCCGCCCGCACCACCTTGAGGTCCCTCTGGCTGAGGCCCGAGGACTTGGCGGAGGCGAGCACCGCGTCACGGGCGTCGACGAAGTCGGACATGGGCGTGAGGTAGTCGGTGAGCGCCCGGTAGACGATCTTGTCGGCCACCGGACCACCGAACGTCTGGCGCAGGTCCCACAGCGCCCCGGACACGATCGTCGAGTTGAGGTGCACGCCGCCGTCGTCCATCTGCGGCGTGTCCATGAGGTGCTGGAAGTCCGCCGTGGTGGCGCCGTCGTCGAGGTTGCGCAGGGCGCACCTGGTGGGCGCCAGGGTGCGGCAGAGGTCGCCGCCGATGAGGCTCGCCTCGGGGTCGGACATCGACGTGCCCGACGCGTCGAGGTCGATGGCGTTGCCGAAGTAGTCGGCGATCGCCTCGTTGAGCGCGCCCGGCTGGCCGGCGTAGACGAGGCTGGCGGAGTTCTCCACCACACCGTGCGTCATCTCGTGCCCCACGACGTCCGGGTCGGCGGCCAGCGGCAGGTACTCGTCGTCGCCGCTGCCGTACACCATGCGGGTGCCGTCCCAGTACGCGTTGACGAACGGGTAGCCGCCGTAGGTGATGCCGACGATCGAGTTGATCGGCATGCCGTCGTCGTCCAGGCTGTTGCGCCCGAGCTTCGCCTGGAACCACTCGAACACCTTCGCGGCGTCCCAGGCGGCGTCCACGGCGCCGGCGTCGGTCAGGTCCGCGCCGAGCGTGCTCGACGGCGACGCGAACGGGCCCACGCCCTCGGGCAGCTGGCCGTCGAGCAGTTCGTAGTAGTCCCGGCCCCGAGCGTCCCAGGTGGTGATCGGCACCGTCCGGCCGTCCGCGAGGGTGTGGGTCTGGTCGATCATGAGGTAGGAGCCACCGTCGTCGGTCCGGACGAGCGGGACCGGCACCGTGGCACCGTGCAGGCTCGTGCCCTCGCCGACGACCGGTGTCGTGCCGTCGCCCGACCGGGACGGCTCCGTCACGGCCCGCGGTGCGACGGCCGTCCCGCCCGCGGCCAGGGCGGCGGCCTGCTGCGCGGTCGCGAACGACTTGATCCGGCTGACGCTGAGCAGCGTCAGCCCGTTCGTCGCGCCCACGTACACGTCGCGGAGCACGGGCTGGCCCGTGACGATGTCCTTGCCCCTGACGAGGACGCGCCGCGCGAATACGCCGGTGCCGGTCGGCATGACCACGAGCCCCTGGTCGGTGCCGGTGAGGTCGGCGTGGGCCGCGTCGGGCGTCGTGCCGGGCCGCGGGGCGCCCGCCACAACGGCCGCACCGGGGTGCAGGCTCTTGCGGACGTCCTCGACCGCTCGGGAGATCGCGACGTCCGCGGGCATCGGGGTGCCCGTCGTGTCGACGTCGAGGTCCGTGAAGTAGGTGCCCGACGTGCCGGTCACCGTGCGCTTGCCGGCCTTCTTCTCCATCCGCACCACGTACTGGGCGCCGAACACGGGCAGGCCCTTGTACTTCTGGTTCAGCCGGACCGTCTCCCGCGCGCCCTGCGTGTCGACGCTCGCCGTGGTGAGCGTGCCGGCCGGGTCGGCCATCTTGTAGCGGTCCTTGTGGCCCGCGAGGTGGGCCTTGGCGGCCTTGTCCGGTGCGATGGTGGCGTCGGCCGGGTCGGCCAGGTCGTCCACGAGCGCGGGGGTGTCCGTAGCGGGCGCCACGGTGGCCGGGACGGACACCTCCGCGGCCGCCGTCGTGCCCGTCGGCGCCGCGTTCGCGGCCTGGGCGGTGGTTCCGAGGAGGGCAGCTGCCGCCAGAATGGCGAGAGCCGGTGGTGCCTTGAGTCTGCGCATCTACTGCTCCTGCAAGGTGGTCCAGCGCCCGGCCGACTCCTTGCGGCACGGGGTTCGCTCACCCTCACCGTGATGTCATCGTTGACACAAGGACGACTTTGCGCATCTGCACAAGTCGGAAGCTCACCGAGGAACCGCTGATCGCAGTGGCATACCTGGTCGGAGGCGGTGGTGGGTGCAGTGTCATCCGCAAGGCGGCAGGCATCGACTTCGTCGCGGCGGAGCGGTACAGGACGTCCGCGAACTCCGGCCACGGCAGAAGTCACCAGACGTGGGGAACCAGGCGAGCACGGCTTGCGGCAAAGTCTCGGTAGCGGTTGCCGAGCTCAGCAGTCAGGGCTCGCTCCTCGATCCGAAGTCGATAGATGAGAGCGATCGAGATTACGACCGCCCCACCGGCAACGCCGACCCAGTTACCCAGCATCAGGCCACACCCGAGGAAGGCGAGCAGCAGGCCCGTGTAACTCGGGTGCCGCAGCACCCGGTACGGACCGCTATCCACGACGGGCTGGTCTCCACTGGTCATCACTACTACCGTGAAGTACCTACCTAAGCTCGCGAAGGCCCACCAACGCAGCAGCAGGCCGAGCCACCCGATCACCGCCCCGAGCGCGAACAGCCACGGGCCGCCGATCGTGGCGCCGGGTGTGACCGCTCGTCCGGCAGGTAGCAGCAGGATGCCACCGAAGAACATCGCCCGGAAAAGTATCTCCGCGCGCAGATTGACACGGGTCGCGCCGTGCCGTACGCGGAGCGCCTGCGAAACCTCGCCCACCACGAAGGCGCCGACGCTCGCGGCTAGGACGATCCGAGCCCAGGCGGAGTGTTCTCCATACGGCGCGAGCACACGGGGATTGTCGCCTGGTCCCGAGGTGGTGGCTATACACCCCGCGACAGCGGGCGTACGCGAACCCGTTCGCCGGGTGCGGGAGGACCGCACTCTCATACCGGTGGTCACGCGCGAGCACGACGGATGGTGGCCACCACTGTTGCTCAGGCATGACCGGGCGGCACAATGCGACGGTGTCAGATCATTCTGAGCCGCTCGGCTACCGGCTTGTCACCGGACCCGATGACGCTGACTTCTGCGCCCGCGTCAGCGGCCTCCTCCACCAGGGCTACCGGCTGTACGGCTCACCGGCGCTGGCCTTCAACGGGGAACGCGTCATCGCCGCTCAAGCGTTGGTACTTCCGAACGTCGCCGGGCCCGAGCCGGCCGAGGGCCCCAAGTAGGGGGACCTCATGGCCGCCGACCGAGCATCACGGTACGTGACGGGCGAACGGCAGCGCCCGACGCGCGCGGACCTGTCGATGAGCGGACGTTCGAGACGGTTGCGTGTTTCCCGGCGGCGGTCGGGGAATCTCGTCGCCCACCACGGCACCGAGCGGGATGTCGAGGCGTGGGAGGTCGTGCTGGCCGACGAGCCGGAATCCGAGCCGGCGACCCCGTAGTGGTCAGGCGGGCACCAGTTCGCGGCAGCGGCGCAGGGTGGCCAGGGCGACCGGCGCGTCGCGGCCCTCGATGCCGGCGGCGAGTTCGGCGACCACCGGCGCGGCCCGTCCCGGCTCGCCCGCGGTCACCGCGGCCTCGGCCAGCACGAGGACCGCCTCCGCCGCCCAGGCCCAGATGCCCTTGTCCCGGACGAGGGAGACCGCGTCGAGCGCGTGCGGCACCGCGTCGTCGGGCCGGTCGGGCAGCAGCAGTCGGGCCAGCCCCGACGCGGCCTGCACCAGCGGCAGGATCGCGCCGACCCGCCGGGCCTCGGCGATCACGTCCCGGAACTGGCGCTCCGCCTCGGCCGGGGATCCTGAGCGGGCGAGGACGGTGGCGAGTTCGGCGCGGACGTCGAGCCCGGCGAACGGGATCCGTTCCGGGGTGGCGGCCAGCCGGGCGAGGCGGTCCGCCAGCCCGTCGAGCCGCCCGGCGGCCCGGTCGAGCGCCAGTTCGGTCACCTCCACGAGGCCGAGCAGCCGCTCGTACTCGTTCGTCTCCATCAGCCGCCGGGCGGCCGAGGCCAGGGCCGACGCCCGGTCCAGGTGCCCGGCGTGCAGGGCGCCCTGGGCCCAGTTCAGGCAGGCGCGGACGTGTTCGCGGGGCTGGTCGGCGAGGACCGGCGATGCGCGCATCTCGTCGATGACCAGCCAGGCCGTCGGGTCACCCAGCTCCAGCAGCAGCGAGGCGCGGGCGATCCGTACCTCCAGGTGGGCGACCGGGTCGCCGCTGGCCGCCGCGGCCTCCTCGGCCGCCGCGCAGCGGGCCAGGTGGTCGCGCACGTGCCGGCCGACCACCGTGTCCGGCGCGGCCAGCACCGCGAGCGCCTGGGCCCGGCGTCGCGGGGCGCGCAGGTACGGCACGGCCCGTTCGATCTCGGTGTACCCGCGCAACTCCTCGCCCTGCTGCCGCAGCATCCGCCCGAACACGAGGCCCAGTTCGCCGCGGGCCCCCGGCGGCAGGCGCCGGTCGGCGAGCAGCCGCTCCAGCACTGGAATCACGGGCGCCTGGCTGAGGCCGTCGATGGCCGAGCGGCCCAGCTTCGCGGCGAGCCGGACCCGCACCGGACGAGGCAGCTCGGCGAGGTCCATGGTCTGCAACAGGAACCGGGCGGCGGTGGCGTCGTCGCCGCGTTCGGTGGCCAGGTCGGCGGCGGCTTCGGCGTTGCGGACGAAGTCGGCGCCGCTGCCGGCGAGCCGGTAGTGGTGGGCGAGCTGCGCCACCGGCCGGGGCAGCGACTGCTCCAGCACCCGGGCGGCACGCAGGTGCAGCCACTGCCGGGTGCCGGGCGAGAGCAGGTCGTACACCACCTGGCGGGCCAGGTCGTGGCGGAACCGCAGCCCGTCGGTGGCCTCGTGCAGCAGGCCGGCGTGCTGCGCCGCGTCCAACTCCGCGCGGACCGCGTCGCCGGGGAGGCGCAGCACGGCGGCGAGGGTACGGCGGTTCGGCACGAGGCCGAGGACCGCGGCGGCGCCGAGCACCTCGCGGGTGGATTCGTCGAGCGAGCGCAGCCGCCAGAGCAGCACGTCCCGGAGTACGAAGGGGACGGTGTCGTCGGCGAGCGGATCGCCGCCTCGTTCGGCGAGGGAGCGCAGCACCTCCTCCAGCACGAACGGGATGCCCGCGGTGCGGTCCAGCAGCGCGGTGGTGAGCCCGTGCGGCGGGTCGCTGAGCCGCAACGTGCGGGCGGCCAGCTCGCGTACGTCGCCGGCGCTGAGTGGTGGCAGCGCGATCCGGCGCACCGCCCCCGGTGGGGTGCGGGCCAGCGCGTCGTGGATGGGGGTGCCGCCGGTGGGGGCCGGGGGGCGGGCGGTGAGCACGACGGCCAGGTCGGCGACCGGGTGGGCGCCGAGGTAGGCGAGGAATTCGCAGGTCGCCGGGTCGGCCCAGTGCAGGTCTTCGAGGACCAGCACGGCGGGCGTGAGCGCGGTGAGCACCGCGGCCACCGCACGGAGCAGCCGGTGCCGCTCGGCCGGTTGGTCGTTCAGCGGGGGCGGTGCGGGAGGCAGCCGGTCGGCCAGTTCGGGCAGCAGCGGGGCGAGCGCGCCGGCTACCGGGTTGAGCGGGCCCAGTTCGTCGGCGCCGGTCCGGATGGCGTCGAGCAGGGCACCGAGCGGGAACGGCTCCGGCACGTCGTCGCACTCGCCGACCAACCGACGCCGGGTGGAGCCGGTGAGCAGCTCCGCGACGAGCCGGCTCTTGCCGATGCCGGGCTCGCCCTCCACCAGGACCAGGCAGGGTGGCGTCTCGATCAGGTGGCGCAACGTCGCCAGCTCGGCCGCCCGGCCGACGAATTCGATGGGTCCGCGCAGGCGTCCAGGGCGGACCAGGGACTCGAACCCGCCCCGCGTGTCGTGACCGTCAAACCGCCCGTCGCCGCTCGCGCGGGCAGCCAATCATCCGGACCTGTTCCGGTGGACGGCCGGGCGGGCCGGCGGTGACCTGTGGCACACCGCCGGCCCACCCGGCCGCGGGGATCAGCAGTTACGACCGCACCGTGATCGGCACCGTCTTCAACGGATCCTTGCCGTTGCTCAGCACCACCACGCCGATGTACCGACGACCGGGGGCGAGCCCGGACCAGCGCAGCGTCAGGTTCACCGTCGCGCCGGCCATCACGCTGACCTGCTTGGGGTCGATGGTCAGCTTTCCGGCCGACGTGCCAGGCACGCCGGGCAGCAGGGTGGTGATGGTGTACGTGTTGGCGCCCTGACCGGCTGGCGTGTTGAGGGTGTACAACTGCTCGATGATCAGGGTGTAGTCGCCGGCGCCGGGCAGCACCACGTTGGCGCCGTCGGCGGTGCCGTACTTGTACTCGACGAGTTTGCCGGTGCTGTCGTAGACGTAGAACATGAACTCGGCGCACGGGGGCAGCGGGTCGGCGCCCCAGTCGATGTCGACGCAGAGCGGCTTCTGCCCGGTGACGACGATCTGCGGGTTGACCGTGCCGGCCGGTACGTGCACAGTGCCCCGGTAGAGCGATGCCGGCAGGGGGTCGGGCAGTGTGTCCGGCGCGTTCCAGTCCCAGATCGGCGCGTCACCGTGCAGGGTGGCCGTGGTGCTGGTGCCGGCGGTCAGGCCGATCGGCTGCGCGGCCAGGGTGCCCCGGTAGCCGACCTGCGCGGTCATCGAGAAGCTGCCGGAGGTGCCGGTGCCGGCGATACTGTCCGGCGCGATCAGCCCGCTGTTCTTCACGACCAGCGGGATCGTGACCTGGTGCTGGGAGTTGTCCCGCCACGTCAACGAGCCGTCGGTCCAGGCGTCGACGGCGCCGGCCTTGTTGGTGATCTCCACCTTGAAGGTGGCGGTCCGGTCCGGGAGCACGGTCAGGCTGGCCGGGGTGACCTTGACGGCGTAACCGGCGGGTGCGCGCACCGAGGACGTGTAGGTGCCCTTCCGGTCGCTGACGTTGGTGACGGTGCGGGTGATGGTCTGGGTGCCGACCATGTTGCCCATCGCGATCGACGGGTAGTTGAGCTGGCTCGTCTCGATCGCACCGGTCGTGGCGCAGTCGTCGGCGGGTACCTGGTTGCCCTTCGCGGCCAGGCCGCACAGGTACCTCTGCCAGTCCTGCTGGCCGGAGTCGTAGACCAGGCCCGGGTCGAAGGCTCCGCCCGGGCGGACCTGGCCGGCGCCGTAATTGAACGGGGTGGCGTCCGTATCCCCCAGCTTGATCGCGTTGCCCTTGTCCGTGGTGTCGATGGCGGTCGTCATGAGCGCCGACCGGATCGCCGACGGTGACCAGCCCGGGTGCCGGGCCCGCAGCAGCGCGGCGATGCCGGCGATGTGGGGGGCCGCCATCGACGTACCCGATTCGAGCGCGAAGTTCTGCCCGCCGATCGCCGGGGAGAACGCCGCGGCGACGCCCACGCCGGGCGCGCTGATGTCCGGCTTGAGCAGGTCGCCGCCGTTGAAGTACGACGGCCCCGCCGAGGAGAACCCGGCGACCTGCGGCGCCTCGACCCTGGTCAGGGTGCCCGCCGAGATCGTCGCCGTCGCGCTGCCCGCGGCGAGGTAACTTGCGACGGCCGGGGCGTCGGTGTCGGAGATGTGCACGGTGGGCACCGCGTGCAGGTCCGGGTCCAGGGAGTTGACCGTGTCGTTGTAGAGGACCATGCCGACGCCACCGGCCTTCGCCACGGCGGCACTCTTCGCGACCCGGTCGACGACGCCGCGCCGGCAGAACACGATCGCCCCCTTGACCTTGGCCGGGTCGAGGGCGCCGTCGGCGCAGAGTTCGGCGTTCAGCGTGTCGTCGGGGTGCAGCGTGCTGGCCTTCGCCGAGACCAGCGGTGCCGGCCCGGCGGCGGTGCCTCCCACGCCCACCCCGGTGATGGTCGTGCCGTTGCCGAGGGTGAGCGTGCGGCTGTACTGCTGGTCGGTGGTGCTCGCGGCCACCGTGGTCACCCAGGGGGTCGAGTTGTCGACGGTGCCGGCCTCGGGGCCGGCGTTGCCGGCCGCGGCCGAGACGAACACCCCGGCGGCGGCGGCGTTGAGGAACGCCTGCTCGATCGCGCTGAAGTTCTCCATGTCGTCGCCGACCGAGTAGTTGATCACGTCGACGCCGTCGGCGACCGCGTCGTCGATGGCGTGCACGATGTCGATGCTGCTACCCGCTGCCGAGCCCGCGCCGGTGTCGTAGAGCGCCTTGTAGATCGCCAGCCGGGCGGCCGGCGCCATCCCGGAGATCGCCCCCAGGGGCTGGTCGCCGATCGAGGCCGGTACCCCGTGGTCGCCTGCGGCGGTGCTCGCCGTGTGGGTGCCGTGACCGTTGCGGTCGCGGGGCGAGTGGTACTCGTCGGCGAAGGCGTCGGCCAACCCGCTGTCGTTGTACCAGCGCGCCCCGATCACCTTGTTGTTGCAGGTGACCGGCGCCTCGGTACCGACGTCGCAGGTGCCCTTCCACTTCGCGTCGATGCTCGCCTGAT is part of the Micromonospora halotolerans genome and encodes:
- a CDS encoding S8 family serine peptidase yields the protein MSVLATAALIAAGLATAPAGAAVAAPPTSSGPTARYLVQLAEQPLASYTGGVPGLAATKPTGAGRLDRSSGAATAYREHLRRQRGAVLAGANIPTSQAQATFDTAFNGFAVELNRSQVARLRATRGVTAVYEDQKVHASTSHTPDYLGLTGQGGVWQQQFGDVAHAGEGVIVGVIDSGFWPESASFAALPTPRPDQASIDAKWKGTCDVGTEAPVTCNNKVIGARWYNDSGLADAFADEYHSPRDRNGHGTHTASTAAGDHGVPASIGDQPLGAISGMAPAARLAIYKALYDTGAGSAAGSSIDIVHAIDDAVADGVDVINYSVGDDMENFSAIEQAFLNAAAAGVFVSAAAGNAGPEAGTVDNSTPWVTTVAASTTDQQYSRTLTLGNGTTITGVGVGGTAAGPAPLVSAKASTLHPDDTLNAELCADGALDPAKVKGAIVFCRRGVVDRVAKSAAVAKAGGVGMVLYNDTVNSLDPDLHAVPTVHISDTDAPAVASYLAAGSATATISAGTLTRVEAPQVAGFSSAGPSYFNGGDLLKPDISAPGVGVAAAFSPAIGGQNFALESGTSMAAPHIAGIAALLRARHPGWSPSAIRSALMTTAIDTTDKGNAIKLGDTDATPFNYGAGQVRPGGAFDPGLVYDSGQQDWQRYLCGLAAKGNQVPADDCATTGAIETSQLNYPSIAMGNMVGTQTITRTVTNVSDRKGTYTSSVRAPAGYAVKVTPASLTVLPDRTATFKVEITNKAGAVDAWTDGSLTWRDNSQHQVTIPLVVKNSGLIAPDSIAGTGTSGSFSMTAQVGYRGTLAAQPIGLTAGTSTTATLHGDAPIWDWNAPDTLPDPLPASLYRGTVHVPAGTVNPQIVVTGQKPLCVDIDWGADPLPPCAEFMFYVYDSTGKLVEYKYGTADGANVVLPGAGDYTLIIEQLYTLNTPAGQGANTYTITTLLPGVPGTSAGKLTIDPKQVSVMAGATVNLTLRWSGLAPGRRYIGVVVLSNGKDPLKTVPITVRS